One Mucilaginibacter ginkgonis genomic region harbors:
- a CDS encoding MBL fold metallo-hydrolase, producing the protein MIKKNNVSFFQVAQGVWGMKLTFVNIYMIANRRGVAKGWVLVDTGPKHSADKIIAMAEALFGVGTRPSAIVLTHGHSDHTGSLEDLLKHWKVPVYAHKLEIPYLTGRASYPPPDPTVGGGVMSLFSVLFSRKPVDIKGKIKEIDTDEGIPELPEWKVIETPGHSPGHISLFLPLNTTLIAGDAFSTTKPESAIYVLNYIKKISGPPMYFTPDWPSAKRSVETLANLQPRIAAPGHGPVMRGRELQLALADLTENFDEKSVPDSGRYVGDPARYDENGLVYVPPFKVNHKFLAIAAVTGLAVGLIATAGAKKLFN; encoded by the coding sequence ATGATTAAGAAGAATAACGTCAGTTTTTTCCAGGTCGCGCAAGGCGTTTGGGGAATGAAGCTCACCTTTGTTAATATTTATATGATAGCCAACCGCCGGGGCGTTGCCAAAGGTTGGGTATTGGTAGATACGGGGCCAAAGCATTCTGCAGACAAGATCATTGCCATGGCCGAAGCATTGTTTGGTGTTGGTACAAGGCCGTCTGCAATTGTTTTAACTCACGGCCATTCTGACCATACAGGCTCTCTGGAAGATCTTTTGAAACACTGGAAAGTGCCCGTTTATGCCCACAAGCTAGAAATACCTTATTTAACCGGTCGCGCATCGTACCCGCCGCCCGATCCTACAGTTGGTGGGGGAGTGATGAGTTTGTTCTCTGTTTTATTTAGCAGAAAACCCGTTGATATCAAGGGAAAGATAAAAGAGATCGATACAGATGAAGGCATACCCGAACTTCCGGAATGGAAGGTGATAGAAACCCCGGGCCACTCGCCGGGACACATATCTTTGTTTTTACCATTAAATACTACGCTGATAGCAGGTGACGCATTTTCGACCACCAAGCCCGAATCGGCCATTTACGTTTTAAATTATATCAAGAAGATATCAGGTCCGCCGATGTATTTCACGCCCGACTGGCCATCTGCAAAACGTTCCGTAGAAACATTGGCCAATTTGCAACCGCGGATAGCAGCACCCGGGCACGGTCCGGTAATGAGAGGGAGGGAACTACAACTGGCGCTTGCAGATCTGACAGAGAACTTCGACGAAAAGTCTGTCCCTGATAGCGGGAGATATGTAGGCGACCCGGCGCGTTACGATGAAAACGGGTTAGTATATGTGCCGCCGTTTAAAGTGAATCATAAGTTTTTAGCCATTGCAGCCGTCACAGGTTTAGCTGTAGGTTTAATAGCAACTGCCGGCGCAAAGAAGCTATTTAATTGA
- a CDS encoding mechanosensitive ion channel family protein codes for MKYIYRPILLLFLLTCCFNSSYAQERHYKRSVSDSLRASVVKRDSLIRSLKKSDTSLNSLLQKVEYYSNSFNQISVSIKQGFDTVQISRQLPRYEKRIGDIKVLVDKDKSNTLRYLYAIRDILTHVEDQLDDWQDQLAKYNSKLVQMRNDLSEIKRDTVFKVVPIDTSLQRSTDAPIKAILSKHRKLDSLSKSALLKVGLLQNRVADIYISILDEKDQINAKIRDFSVRAFSDEYDYIWAMKNTPGITFFSAFEDTFNMNYKLLKYMLSRDTLIHLVGLIILVSFFTWIFSNRRKIFSKRDNPKQILDQTGYVARQPFLCAVIVAFIIQPYFYDHPPAVFLECVLLVSVIAVFFLVRRTSPQPMRLFLQHLLWITVLFGISNLFVEVSTTDRLIIFVLSLASVFIAYRFLKTITDAEEYPPYTQSVLKIYIALQAIAALCNITGRFTLAKIIAVTTTFNLWLGLSLFLFVQILMQSLFLQLEANKGESVISSYLDFKVLQRRFRNALNTIAAILWIIMLAQNLSVEDALYDSIGSFLTKSRKLGGTLFTFGSIIIFIAVIWLASLVARVISYFYDSADQRRESQGKNKKAKTSMLLVRLAIFAVGFLLAVAASGVPLDKITIIISAFGVGIGFGLQNIVNNLVSGLIMAFEKPVQVGDIIEVANKSGTIKEIGIRSSKILTGDGAEVIIPNGDFISQPVINWTLSNTNRRAELAIGVAYGTDIANVKNLLLAMLKNREDIMSIPEPVVFLNSMSESNLDFRISFWAADINTWTQLKSNILSAIYELFAKNDIKLSVPQRNIHLHTDGLDEALKRDGNLTGDIVDTTTSLPIKNPED; via the coding sequence ATGAAATATATTTACAGGCCGATACTTTTACTTTTCCTGTTAACGTGCTGTTTTAATAGCAGTTATGCGCAAGAGCGCCATTACAAGCGTAGCGTATCAGACTCGCTGCGTGCCAGTGTGGTCAAAAGAGATTCGTTAATCAGATCGCTCAAAAAATCCGACACGTCTTTAAATAGCTTATTGCAGAAGGTCGAGTATTACAGTAATTCCTTCAACCAGATAAGCGTTAGCATAAAACAAGGCTTTGATACTGTGCAGATAAGTCGGCAGTTGCCCCGATACGAAAAGCGCATAGGTGATATTAAAGTATTGGTAGACAAAGACAAATCTAATACGCTAAGATACTTGTATGCTATTCGTGATATTTTAACGCATGTAGAAGATCAACTGGATGACTGGCAGGATCAACTTGCTAAATACAACAGCAAATTGGTGCAAATGCGAAACGACCTCTCTGAAATTAAGAGAGATACTGTATTTAAGGTAGTGCCTATTGACACCAGCTTACAACGTTCGACCGACGCACCAATAAAGGCCATCTTATCTAAACATCGCAAACTCGACTCACTAAGCAAAAGCGCACTGCTTAAGGTAGGCTTATTACAAAACCGGGTCGCAGACATCTATATATCCATCCTAGATGAAAAAGATCAGATAAACGCGAAGATAAGGGACTTTAGCGTTAGGGCATTTTCAGATGAGTATGACTATATCTGGGCAATGAAAAATACGCCTGGTATTACGTTCTTTTCGGCGTTTGAAGATACTTTCAACATGAATTATAAGCTGCTTAAATATATGTTAAGCCGCGATACCCTTATACATTTAGTTGGTTTAATTATTTTGGTATCCTTCTTTACATGGATATTTTCAAACCGGCGAAAGATCTTCAGTAAACGAGATAATCCTAAACAAATACTTGATCAAACAGGTTATGTAGCCAGGCAGCCTTTTTTATGTGCGGTTATAGTAGCATTTATCATACAGCCATATTTTTATGATCACCCTCCGGCTGTTTTTCTGGAATGTGTATTGCTGGTTTCTGTTATAGCGGTTTTCTTCCTGGTTAGAAGAACGTCGCCACAACCCATGCGGTTGTTTCTACAGCATTTGCTTTGGATCACAGTTTTGTTCGGTATCAGCAATCTCTTTGTAGAAGTTTCCACTACAGACAGGTTAATTATCTTTGTATTATCATTGGCAAGCGTGTTTATAGCTTACCGGTTCCTAAAAACAATTACCGATGCAGAAGAATATCCTCCGTATACGCAATCGGTGTTAAAAATTTACATCGCGTTGCAAGCAATTGCCGCTCTTTGCAACATCACCGGCCGTTTTACGCTTGCTAAAATCATTGCGGTTACCACAACCTTCAATTTATGGCTTGGCTTAAGCCTGTTTCTTTTTGTGCAGATCCTTATGCAAAGTCTCTTTTTGCAGCTGGAGGCCAACAAGGGAGAAAGTGTAATTAGCTCTTACCTGGATTTTAAGGTGTTACAGCGCAGGTTCAGAAATGCGTTGAATACCATCGCCGCTATTTTATGGATCATAATGCTGGCGCAAAATTTAAGTGTGGAAGATGCGCTATATGATAGTATAGGTAGTTTTCTAACCAAGTCCAGAAAATTAGGCGGCACCTTATTTACTTTCGGCAGCATTATAATTTTCATCGCCGTAATATGGCTTGCATCGTTAGTGGCTCGTGTCATAAGTTATTTTTACGACTCTGCAGATCAGCGCCGCGAAAGTCAGGGCAAGAATAAAAAAGCAAAAACATCTATGCTGCTGGTCAGGCTAGCCATTTTTGCCGTGGGCTTTTTATTGGCGGTGGCTGCTTCGGGTGTTCCTTTAGATAAAATTACGATCATCATAAGCGCGTTTGGTGTTGGTATCGGCTTCGGGTTACAAAACATTGTCAATAACTTGGTATCAGGATTGATCATGGCTTTTGAGAAACCCGTACAAGTTGGCGATATAATAGAAGTTGCGAACAAATCAGGAACGATTAAAGAGATCGGTATCCGTTCAAGTAAAATTCTTACCGGTGATGGCGCTGAGGTGATTATCCCTAATGGCGACTTTATATCGCAACCGGTAATCAACTGGACACTTAGCAACACCAATCGCAGGGCAGAATTAGCTATTGGCGTTGCTTATGGAACAGATATAGCCAATGTTAAAAACCTGCTTCTAGCAATGCTGAAGAACCGTGAAGACATTATGAGTATACCCGAACCGGTGGTTTTTTTAAACAGCATGAGTGAAAGCAACCTTGATTTCAGGATATCTTTTTGGGCCGCTGACATTAACACATGGACACAACTGAAGAGCAATATCTTATCAGCCATTTATGAACTTTTTGCAAAGAATGATATTAAATTATCGGTTCCGCAACGGAACATTCATTTGCATACAGACGGCTTAGACGAAGCGTTGAAACGAGACGGCAATTTGACTGGGGATATAGTCGACACAACCACCTCACTGCCTATAAAAAATCCCGAGGATTGA
- a CDS encoding lysophospholipid acyltransferase family protein produces MIKKALASLVVFFLYLLSLLPLAVLYVLSDVLYIVTYYLIGYRRKVVAENLKNSFPEKTEAELNTISKKYYRYLCDLMVETIKLLTMSQAEVTKRVDLYNTAFLEETLASGKSIICVNGHYGNWELGALRLGQITNHKRIIVYKPISNEAAESVFTRMRSRFGATLVPMKSILRTLVALKNEPTISVFVSDQTPVKEEAHYFTQFLNQPTAVFLGIEKLATTFNSTVVFADVRVLKRGYYSCTFVPLFNEPKQTAQYEITNTHVHHLEEMIKREPQYWLWSHRRWKFKPEPANA; encoded by the coding sequence ATGATTAAAAAAGCGCTGGCAAGCTTAGTTGTTTTCTTTTTATACCTTCTTTCGCTGCTGCCGCTAGCTGTACTGTATGTATTGTCAGATGTATTATACATCGTTACGTATTATCTAATTGGCTATCGCCGCAAGGTTGTTGCCGAAAATCTTAAAAATTCATTTCCTGAGAAAACGGAGGCCGAACTAAACACAATCAGCAAAAAATACTACCGTTACCTATGCGACCTGATGGTGGAGACAATAAAACTATTGACCATGTCTCAAGCCGAAGTAACTAAACGTGTCGATCTTTACAACACGGCATTTTTAGAAGAAACTTTAGCATCCGGCAAAAGCATTATTTGCGTAAACGGCCATTATGGTAACTGGGAATTAGGGGCACTGCGGCTTGGGCAAATAACAAACCACAAGCGCATAATTGTTTACAAACCAATTAGCAATGAAGCAGCCGAAAGCGTGTTTACACGAATGCGGAGCCGTTTTGGCGCTACCCTGGTGCCAATGAAAAGTATCCTGCGTACGTTAGTTGCGCTGAAAAACGAGCCTACTATCAGTGTATTTGTTTCTGACCAGACGCCTGTAAAGGAAGAAGCACATTACTTTACGCAATTTCTTAACCAGCCGACCGCGGTTTTTCTAGGTATTGAGAAACTGGCTACTACATTTAACTCTACAGTTGTATTTGCTGACGTGAGGGTATTAAAAAGAGGTTACTATTCTTGTACATTTGTCCCTTTATTTAACGAACCTAAGCAAACTGCTCAATACGAGATCACAAATACGCACGTGCACCATTTAGAAGAAATGATAAAACGGGAACCACAATATTGGTTGTGGTCGCACCGCAGGTGGAAATTTAAACCCGAGCCTGCCAATGCCTAA
- a CDS encoding DUF3820 family protein has product MPFGKYKGTIIADLPVYYLEWLHNKGMPPGKLGMLLSTTYEIKINGMASLLFQLKQKLGQ; this is encoded by the coding sequence ATGCCGTTTGGAAAATACAAAGGGACTATCATTGCCGATCTGCCGGTTTATTATTTAGAATGGCTGCATAACAAGGGAATGCCGCCGGGCAAATTGGGCATGCTACTCTCTACCACATATGAGATAAAGATAAATGGTATGGCGTCTTTACTTTTCCAGTTGAAGCAAAAGTTAGGGCAGTAA
- a CDS encoding c-type cytochrome, which translates to MTKIFSIILSTALSAVLFNVSAQPKKPVTHIGTPTNGPVQGLSGKAVYAKYCVSCHQADGLGVQKMNPPLSKTSWIEGDKSRIIKVVLNGLSATEIDDETYNNVMASFDFLSDRDIANVLTYVRSSFGNKASAVLPEEVSKLRTKKK; encoded by the coding sequence ATGACCAAAATATTTTCGATCATACTCAGCACCGCCCTTTCGGCGGTGCTTTTTAACGTGAGCGCACAACCGAAAAAGCCGGTAACCCATATAGGCACACCAACCAACGGGCCGGTACAGGGCTTGTCTGGAAAAGCCGTTTACGCAAAGTACTGTGTATCATGCCACCAGGCTGACGGGCTTGGCGTGCAAAAAATGAATCCGCCCCTGTCAAAAACATCATGGATAGAGGGCGATAAAAGCCGCATCATTAAAGTTGTGCTAAATGGACTTAGCGCCACAGAGATAGATGACGAAACCTACAACAATGTAATGGCGTCATTCGACTTTTTGAGCGACAGGGACATAGCCAATGTGCTTACTTACGTTCGCAGCAGCTTTGGAAATAAAGCGTCGGCGGTGTTACCTGAGGAGGTATCTAAGCTTAGGACCAAGAAAAAATAG
- a CDS encoding PQQ-dependent sugar dehydrogenase yields the protein MKTRRLSALAVLSVATVALLSFKCLSNKPGDNKETAAAGLKLPAGFSAAIIADNLGTARHIAASPQGDIFVKINYNARRKPDGKGIVVLHDNGDGTTTQKAGITAFPGTGIYLKNGYLYASSDENVYRYKLNAENEVEPGTQPETVVSGLLSRHEHEAKAILLDDAGNLYVNIGAYSNACQVKDRQKDSPGQKGCPVLDSAGGIWQFKADKLNQHYGDGVRYATGLRNVVGMDWNKQNNQLFVMQHGRDQLHDLYPDMYTVQQSAILPAECLYAINKGDNAGWPYIYYDQLVNKKILAPEYGGDGKKTGGENAIDPAAAYPGHLAPDGLLFYTGNQFPERYKNGAFIAFHGSWNRAPEPQAGYFVVFQPFKNGKPDGKWEVFADGFSGSAEQTASGRAEHRPCGLAQAADGSIYVTDDSKGAIYKISYKK from the coding sequence ATGAAAACAAGACGTTTATCTGCGCTGGCAGTGCTTTCTGTGGCTACTGTTGCGTTATTATCTTTTAAATGCCTGTCAAACAAACCGGGCGACAACAAAGAAACTGCTGCCGCAGGGTTAAAACTTCCGGCAGGTTTCAGCGCCGCGATCATAGCCGATAATCTGGGCACGGCCCGGCACATTGCAGCAAGTCCGCAAGGCGACATTTTTGTAAAGATCAATTACAACGCGCGCCGCAAGCCCGATGGCAAAGGCATTGTTGTTTTACACGATAATGGCGACGGTACTACCACACAAAAGGCTGGCATTACCGCGTTTCCGGGTACCGGTATCTATTTGAAGAACGGCTATCTGTATGCTTCGTCAGATGAAAACGTTTACCGCTATAAGCTGAATGCTGAAAATGAAGTTGAACCGGGCACACAGCCCGAAACAGTGGTTAGCGGTTTGCTGAGCCGCCACGAGCATGAGGCCAAGGCCATTTTGCTTGACGATGCCGGGAACCTTTATGTAAATATTGGTGCCTACTCAAACGCTTGCCAGGTTAAAGACCGCCAAAAAGATTCGCCGGGACAAAAGGGCTGCCCTGTTCTGGATTCGGCGGGCGGTATCTGGCAGTTCAAGGCTGATAAATTAAATCAGCACTATGGAGACGGAGTGCGTTATGCTACAGGTTTGCGCAACGTTGTGGGCATGGATTGGAATAAGCAGAACAACCAGTTGTTTGTGATGCAGCACGGCCGCGATCAATTGCATGATTTGTATCCCGATATGTACACTGTGCAGCAATCTGCCATTTTACCTGCCGAGTGTTTGTATGCTATTAACAAAGGCGACAATGCCGGCTGGCCATACATTTATTACGACCAGTTAGTCAACAAAAAAATATTAGCGCCCGAATATGGCGGAGATGGTAAAAAGACCGGCGGCGAAAACGCTATCGATCCGGCAGCTGCATATCCCGGACACCTGGCACCAGACGGTTTGTTATTCTACACCGGCAATCAATTTCCCGAGCGCTATAAAAATGGTGCATTCATTGCGTTTCACGGATCATGGAACCGGGCACCTGAGCCGCAAGCAGGTTACTTTGTAGTGTTTCAGCCATTTAAAAATGGCAAACCTGATGGTAAATGGGAAGTTTTCGCTGATGGATTTTCAGGTTCTGCAGAACAGACAGCTTCCGGCCGTGCCGAACACCGCCCATGCGGATTGGCGCAAGCTGCAGATGGTTCTATCTATGTGACCGATGACAGCAAAGGTGCCATCTACAAAATATCTTACAAAAAATAA
- a CDS encoding aldo/keto reductase, translated as MEKRELGKSGIKVAPFCLGGNVFGWTIDEQTSFKVLDAFAGEGMDFIDTADVYSTWANNGTGGQSETVIGNWLKKSGKRNDVIIATKVGKPMGGDKKGLSAKYIAQAAEDSLRRLQTDHIDLYQSHEDDSNTPFDETFEAFEKLIKEGKVRTIGASNFSGDRLKEALTAGAAKGFSNYQTLQPEYNLYNRQDYEKQYEDICLEKGLRVISYFSLASGFLTGKYRSEADFDKSKRGGGMSKYLNDRGKRILAALDDIAAEYNATPAAVSLAWLIARPSITAPIASATSVDQLKQILKSLELNLSAEAVAKLDEASAY; from the coding sequence ATGGAGAAGAGAGAGTTAGGAAAATCGGGCATCAAGGTTGCACCGTTTTGCCTGGGAGGTAATGTTTTTGGCTGGACGATAGACGAACAAACGTCATTTAAAGTGCTGGACGCTTTTGCAGGCGAAGGCATGGATTTCATAGACACGGCAGACGTTTATTCTACCTGGGCTAACAACGGCACCGGCGGTCAATCTGAAACTGTGATTGGGAACTGGTTAAAGAAAAGTGGTAAGCGGAATGACGTCATCATCGCCACGAAAGTTGGCAAACCTATGGGTGGTGACAAGAAAGGCCTCTCGGCAAAATATATCGCCCAAGCCGCGGAAGATTCGCTGCGCAGGTTGCAAACAGATCATATCGATTTATATCAGTCGCACGAGGATGACTCTAATACGCCGTTTGATGAGACGTTCGAAGCTTTTGAGAAATTAATTAAAGAAGGAAAAGTGCGGACTATAGGCGCTTCCAATTTTTCGGGCGACAGGTTAAAGGAAGCATTAACTGCGGGCGCTGCAAAAGGTTTTTCAAACTATCAGACCTTACAGCCGGAGTATAACCTTTACAACCGCCAGGATTACGAGAAGCAGTATGAAGATATATGCCTTGAGAAAGGTTTGCGTGTTATTAGCTATTTTTCGCTGGCCAGCGGATTTTTGACCGGCAAGTACCGCAGCGAAGCCGACTTTGACAAAAGCAAACGGGGCGGCGGCATGAGTAAATATCTTAACGATCGCGGCAAACGTATTTTAGCCGCCTTAGATGATATCGCCGCGGAGTATAATGCAACCCCGGCGGCAGTTTCATTGGCATGGCTTATAGCACGGCCAAGCATTACCGCGCCTATTGCCAGCGCCACAAGCGTTGATCAGCTGAAACAGATCTTAAAGTCTTTAGAATTAAATTTAAGTGCCGAAGCTGTTGCCAAGCTCGACGAAGCGAGTGCGTATTGA
- the corA gene encoding magnesium/cobalt transporter CorA has protein sequence MNTNRHHLKAKFTGKVGDMPGTLTFPDDALKPKIVVYSYNADEVQSSSGSDIEVILKQFKKCPKHTHWIKINGIGDAQLIEKIGELLNINVLVLEDIANTHQRPKFDEYDGYVFATSRIIEFDDKHEITSSQFAAIVKDDIIITFEENYEKRFDVVVTRLKAGKGAIRTAGPGYMCYALMDTIIDQYFVVLADIGEALDTLEDRLYEKADKSIMYDSQHLKRALIMMRRVSWPERDKINDMIRSESALITPEVKTYLRDAYDHCIHIMDVTDSYKEITTSVMDLYLSMVSNRMNEIMKVLTIISVIFMPLTFIAGIYGMNFQRQDDKGHVIPDNMPELYMHHAYPVCVAIMILIAGVQLWYFTKKGWFSKL, from the coding sequence ATGAATACCAACAGGCATCACTTAAAAGCAAAATTCACAGGCAAGGTTGGCGACATGCCGGGAACTTTAACTTTCCCTGATGACGCACTGAAGCCCAAAATTGTGGTGTATTCTTACAATGCCGACGAGGTACAATCATCTAGCGGAAGCGATATCGAGGTTATCCTTAAGCAGTTTAAGAAATGCCCGAAGCATACGCACTGGATAAAGATCAATGGCATTGGCGATGCGCAGCTGATCGAGAAGATCGGCGAATTGCTGAATATAAACGTTTTGGTTTTAGAGGACATCGCCAACACGCACCAGCGCCCCAAGTTTGATGAGTACGATGGTTATGTTTTTGCCACCAGCCGCATTATCGAGTTTGATGATAAGCACGAGATCACCAGTTCGCAATTCGCGGCGATAGTTAAGGATGATATCATCATCACGTTTGAAGAGAATTATGAAAAACGCTTCGATGTTGTGGTAACCCGTTTAAAGGCCGGCAAAGGCGCCATCCGCACAGCAGGGCCCGGTTATATGTGCTATGCTTTGATGGATACCATCATAGACCAGTACTTTGTTGTTCTGGCCGACATCGGCGAAGCGTTGGATACGTTAGAAGACCGTTTATATGAGAAGGCGGACAAAAGCATCATGTACGATAGCCAGCACTTAAAGCGCGCCTTGATTATGATGAGGCGCGTAAGCTGGCCGGAGCGCGATAAGATAAACGATATGATCCGCAGCGAGAGCGCATTAATAACTCCCGAAGTAAAAACCTACCTGCGCGATGCTTATGACCACTGTATACACATTATGGATGTGACCGACAGTTATAAAGAGATTACCACAAGTGTAATGGATCTGTATTTGTCTATGGTGAGCAACCGCATGAATGAGATCATGAAAGTGCTGACCATTATCTCCGTTATCTTTATGCCCTTAACTTTTATCGCCGGTATATACGGCATGAATTTTCAGCGGCAGGATGACAAAGGCCATGTAATACCCGACAATATGCCCGAGTTGTATATGCACCATGCCTATCCTGTTTGCGTTGCTATTATGATATTGATAGCAGGGGTGCAATTATGGTATTTTACCAAAAAGGGCTGGTTCAGCAAGCTATAA
- the msrA gene encoding peptide-methionine (S)-S-oxide reductase MsrA, giving the protein MKRFAMYMLALVVLGSCANAQESASKNSFAAVPAPKAGEEVATFGGGCFWAMGEALNELKGVHSIVAGFAGGTKKNPTYEDVCTRTTGHAEVVQVYYDPKVISYATLAEAFFYAHNPTELNYQGPDEGTDYRSIAFYRTPKEKATLLETIAKVNASKHYNGKVVTQVEPFKVFYPAEKYHQGYYRLHGDSPYIQSVSVPKVLKMRAAMKQYLKPEFQK; this is encoded by the coding sequence ATGAAAAGATTTGCAATGTATATGCTGGCACTTGTTGTGCTGGGGAGTTGCGCTAATGCGCAGGAGTCGGCTTCTAAAAATAGTTTTGCTGCCGTTCCGGCACCAAAGGCCGGTGAAGAGGTTGCCACATTTGGCGGCGGTTGTTTCTGGGCGATGGGCGAGGCACTTAATGAATTAAAAGGGGTGCATAGCATTGTGGCAGGCTTTGCCGGCGGTACAAAGAAAAACCCAACGTATGAGGATGTATGCACCCGCACAACCGGCCATGCCGAAGTTGTACAGGTTTACTACGACCCGAAGGTGATCAGCTATGCTACCCTGGCAGAAGCTTTCTTCTACGCACATAACCCAACCGAGCTGAACTACCAGGGTCCGGATGAAGGTACAGACTACCGCTCAATAGCTTTTTACCGCACTCCCAAAGAAAAAGCCACCTTGCTTGAAACCATTGCCAAGGTAAATGCCTCAAAGCATTATAATGGCAAAGTGGTAACACAGGTTGAGCCATTCAAGGTATTTTACCCGGCAGAGAAATATCACCAGGGGTATTATAGGCTGCATGGCGATAGCCCTTACATACAGTCGGTATCGGTACCTAAAGTGCTAAAGATGCGTGCCGCGATGAAGCAGTACTTAAAACCCGAGTTTCAGAAATAA
- a CDS encoding glycosyltransferase family 2 protein: MPNQPKVAVVILNWNGLKYLSRFLQGVVDSSYPNLEVIVGDNNSSDGSVEFLKSHFPQVTVIQNNNNYGFTGGYNRVLKQVDAEYFILLNSDIEVRPGWIEPVINMMQADDSIAAAAPKIKAFSQQNTFEHAGAAGGFIDRFGYPFCRGRIFYEVEEDKGQYNTSGEIFWASGAALFIKKKCWEETGGFDEQFFAHMEEIDLCWRLKNQGYKIMYCAESEVYHVGGGTLDKENPFKTYLNFRNNLLLLKKNLPAYKSVPVITLRFFMDTLAIARFMNEGKRKDAWAVSRAHQNFVRKLFAGKKERGHVHHPANKEANLSGLYKRSIVKDFFLKKRTHFNDLNPRDFL; encoded by the coding sequence ATGCCTAACCAGCCTAAAGTTGCCGTTGTGATATTGAACTGGAACGGCCTTAAATATTTAAGCCGTTTTCTGCAAGGCGTAGTTGATTCTTCTTATCCTAACCTTGAAGTAATAGTGGGCGACAATAACTCATCTGATGGCTCTGTAGAGTTTCTTAAGTCACATTTCCCACAGGTTACGGTAATTCAGAATAACAACAATTATGGCTTTACAGGCGGGTATAACCGTGTGCTAAAACAGGTTGATGCCGAATACTTTATTCTGCTAAACTCTGATATTGAAGTTAGACCGGGATGGATAGAACCAGTCATCAATATGATGCAGGCCGATGATAGCATTGCCGCGGCTGCTCCAAAGATTAAAGCCTTTAGTCAGCAAAATACCTTTGAACATGCAGGCGCCGCCGGTGGTTTTATAGACAGATTTGGCTATCCATTTTGCCGCGGCCGGATCTTTTACGAAGTAGAGGAGGACAAAGGCCAATACAATACCTCGGGCGAAATTTTCTGGGCATCGGGCGCGGCATTATTTATTAAAAAGAAATGCTGGGAAGAAACCGGTGGTTTTGACGAGCAATTCTTTGCTCACATGGAAGAGATAGATCTGTGCTGGCGGTTGAAAAATCAAGGCTATAAAATTATGTACTGCGCCGAATCTGAGGTTTACCACGTAGGAGGGGGTACCCTGGACAAGGAAAATCCCTTTAAAACTTATCTTAACTTTAGGAACAACCTGCTGCTGCTTAAAAAAAACTTACCGGCATACAAATCTGTACCGGTTATAACTTTACGTTTTTTTATGGATACGCTGGCGATCGCGCGTTTCATGAATGAAGGAAAGCGCAAAGATGCCTGGGCTGTTAGCCGTGCGCATCAGAATTTTGTACGAAAATTGTTCGCCGGTAAAAAGGAACGTGGGCATGTACATCACCCGGCTAATAAAGAGGCAAACCTTTCAGGTTTGTATAAGCGGAGTATTGTGAAAGATTTTTTCTTGAAAAAACGAACGCACTTTAACGATCTCAATCCTCGGGATTTTTTATAG
- a CDS encoding WbqC family protein, whose product MIENGALLPMFYLPPLEYFKVLNDFKSDIWIEQHEHFPKQTYRNRANIYTPDGALSLVVPVVKGSKVHTSVKDVKISYDFRWQRLHWMSLQACYRRSAYFEYYENDFAPFYEKRFDFLFDYNQQLLELIIKLMKMKLNISYTSDYERNYPESVQDYRSSISAKKEQAFEQKPYFQVFEDRHGFLKNLSIVDLLFNQGPQAINYL is encoded by the coding sequence ATGATCGAGAATGGCGCTTTGCTGCCCATGTTTTATCTACCCCCGCTTGAATATTTTAAGGTGCTGAATGATTTTAAGTCTGACATCTGGATTGAGCAGCACGAACACTTCCCAAAGCAGACATATCGCAACAGGGCAAATATTTACACGCCTGATGGCGCGCTTTCTCTGGTAGTACCGGTGGTCAAAGGTTCTAAAGTGCATACTTCTGTAAAAGATGTAAAGATTAGTTATGATTTTCGCTGGCAGCGATTGCATTGGATGAGCCTGCAGGCTTGTTACCGCCGCTCGGCTTATTTCGAATATTACGAAAACGATTTTGCTCCATTCTACGAAAAGCGGTTTGATTTTCTTTTCGACTATAACCAGCAGTTGCTTGAATTGATCATCAAGTTGATGAAGATGAAATTAAACATCAGTTATACTTCCGACTATGAACGTAATTACCCGGAAAGTGTGCAAGACTACAGATCAAGCATAAGCGCCAAAAAAGAGCAGGCTTTTGAACAAAAGCCATACTTTCAGGTTTTTGAAGACAGGCACGGCTTCTTGAAAAATTTAAGCATAGTCGATCTGCTATTTAACCAGGGGCCGCAAGCTATCAACTACCTTTAA